Within the Anaerolineae bacterium genome, the region TTACGGCGCTGCGGTGCGCTTGTTTGAAAAGCGACATCATCGTACCGCTGCGGCGGTGCTGGCGGGGTTGCTCCCCCGGGCGTTTCGTCGCACAGCACCGTCTGAGTGGCCTGTCTCCACGCGGGAGGCCTTGCTGGCCAGATGTTGTGAAGCGCCTGGAACCTCTTGCCCTGACCCCGAGGCGGCCTTGCGTCGGGCCGGGTTGTGGTCGCCGCCGCACCCGCGAAATGAACCGGCTGCGCACTCCAAGCGGCGTTTGTTCGAATGGGGATGTGTCGCTTTGCTGGTGTATCTGTTCCTGGCGGCGTTGCTGGGCACCGGGGTGTTGTGTTATGGGGTGTGGCACTGGGTGCGGTGAGACTGTGCCGAATGGGGGGACGGAGCCCCACGCCAGGGGCGTCCTTCAGCAGGGTGCGCCGTTTTAGGGTAGAATACGAATGTCGGTATTTTTCGACGGGAAGGATGGAGAGATGACCAAGAAAAAGAAAGGCAAGCAACCCAAAGCGACGCCTGAGCCCCAGGCGACCCCTAAGCCGGAGGCTGAGGAGAGCGCAGCGGCGTCGGCGGAGCCGGTTTCAGAAGTGGATCAGACCATTCAACAGTTCCGCAAGCGTCAGCAGTGGCTGCCGTTGTTCCTGGGCGGTCTGGCGGTGGTGTTCGTCGTGGCTGGGGTGGCCATTGTCCTGGCCTACACCCTGGAGGGGCAGGGGCGTTTGGTGCTGTTCCCCACGGACACGCCGACCCCTTCGCCCACGGCGCCGCCTACGGCCACCTTTACCGTGACGCCGACGCCCACCGTGACCCCCACGCCCACGGCCACCTTTACCGTGACCCCCACGCCCACGCCCAGTGAGCCGTTCGAGTACACCATCCAGGAAGGCGACACGCTTTCCGACATTGCCGACCGCTTCAACGCCGATCTGGTGACTTTGATGCTGCTCAACGGGCTGAACAACGCCAGTCAGATTTATGTGGGCCAGGTGATTCTGGTGCCCCCGCCGGGCATGAAGCCGCCCACGCCCACCCCCTTGCCCACCTATTTGCCGCGCGGGTTCGAGATCGACTATTTCGTGCTCCCCGGCGATACCTTGGAGGGCATCGCGGCGCGCTTCAATTCCACCGTGGACGCCATCGTCCAGGCCAACGAGTTGGATGGTCCCACGGCGGTGATCTTTGTGGGCCAGATCCTCAAGGTGCCCGTCAATCTGGTCACGCCCGTGCCCACGGCGACCCTCAGCCCGAAAAATCTCACCGCCACGGCTCAGGCGACCTTGGTGTCGCCCACTGAAACGCCTCGCCCCACGGCGACCCCTACGCCTTAGCCTCCGGCGAGCGAAAGCGACAAAAAAGCGCGGCCTGTTCCTGGCCGCGCTTTTTGATGCGCTGCAAAGGGTTACGATGCCCAGGTGGGCACTTTCCCGGCCTTTTCGGGGGCGGCGGCAGGCTCGATTTCGCTCACGCTGACGAAAATCTGAGGCCGCCGTTTGGTTTCGTTGTAGAGGTAAGAACGCAGCATTTGCTGGACATCGCGCTGGAGGTTGCCCGAAGAGGTGTTCACCGCCTTGACCACGCGCTTGCGGATGGCCGCCAGCAGGTCCTGCGCCCCTTCGGTGTACACGAACCCGCGGGTGATGATCTCCGGTGCGTCCAGCAGGCGACCGGTGAGGCGATCCACGGTGAGGTTGACCAGCACGAAACCGTCCCGCGCCAAGGCCTCCCGCTCCCGCACCACCTTCATACTCACCTCGCCCACCGAAGAGCCGTCCACGAACACCCAGCCTCCGGGGACCCGCTCGCCCAGGCTCATCTGGCCGTTTTGGAATTCGACGACCTGCCCGTTCTCGATGATGACGATGTGGTCTTCGGGGATGCCCAGTTCGCGGCCCATGGCGGCGTGTTGGTGCAGGTGGCGCAATTCGCCGTGCACGGGCAGCAGATACTTGGGCCGCACCAGGTGAATCATTAATTTCATTTCTTCCTGGCTGGCGTGGCCGGAGACATGCACCGGCACGATGGGGTCATAGATGACCTTGGCCCCCCGGCGGAAGAGGCGGTTGATGGTGCGGTACACATTTTCTTCATTGCCCGGGATGGGGTGGGCCGAAAGCACCACCGTATCCCCGGGCTTCAGGTCGAAGGCCCGGTTGGTGCCCATGGACAGCCGTCCCATAATCGAGGAAGGCTCTCCCTGAGAGCCGGTGCACATCAGGAGCACCTGCTCGTCGGGCAACTTCAGCGCCTGGTCCAGGGGCAGAATCATGGCTTCGGGGATATCCAGATAGCCCAGTTTGCGGGCGATTTTGACATTTTCCACCATGCTGGTCCCCACAAAGGTGATCTTGCGCCCGTGTTCCAGGGCCACATCGGCCACTTGCTGGACGCGGGAGATTTGCGAGGCGAAAGTGGCGACCAGAATGCGCCCTTTGGCCTCGCGGAACACCTGCTCGAAGGCAGGTTTGATGACCTGCTCGGAAGGCGTCCAGCCGGCTTTGTCGGCGTTGGTGGAATCGGCCAACAGGGCCAGGACGCCCCGCTGACCGAACTCGGCGAGTTTCGCGTAGTCGGTGGGCCAGCCGTCCACCGGCGTGTGGTCGAATTTGTAGTCCCCGGTCTGCACGATGAGCCCTTCGGGCGTGGTGATGCCCAACCCCACCGCGTCGGGGATGGAGTGGCAGACATGGAAGAACTCCACCTTGAAGGGGCCGATCTGCACGGCTTCCCCGGCCCGTACCGTATGCAGGCTGACCTTGTCTTTCAACCCGCCCCGGCTGAGTTTGTTCTCCAAGAGCCCCATGGTCAGGGGCGTGGCGTAGATGGGGGCCTGGATTTGGGAGACCACATGATGAATGGCCCCGGTGTGGTCTTCGTGGCCGTGGGTGATGACAATGCCGCGTACCTTGTGGCGTTTGTCCAGCAGGTATTGGAAATCGGGAATGATGTAGTCGATCCCCAGCATATCGTTGGTGGGGAACATGATCCCGGTGTCCACAATCAGGATGTCATCGCCGTATTCGTAAACCGTCATGTTCTTGCCGATTTCACCGGCTCCCCCTAAGGGGATGATGCGTAACTTCTTTTTGCTCATATACTGACCTCTCGTGAAAGATGATGTTTCGATACGAAGCCTGGGCTTCGTGGCGTTTCAAACAAGAAAAGACCAAAGGCACAAGGCGAGCGGCCCCTGGCCTGCGGAGGGTAAACCATGAAGGGTAAGCCGTCCAAGGTGAACATACACCGGCCCGGCGGATTGCCAAGCCCGTCGCCCCCATCCGCGGGGGTTATTGTAGCACGCTCCAGGGAATTTGTAAAGTCAAGTTTACCAAATTGACAACCCGCCGACCGTCCCGCTATAATGACCCTGTCTTTCCGCAAGCGATTCCGCACCTGGAGGTGATCCCATGCGCTATGTCTTTCTCACCGGAGCCAATCGCGGGTTGGGATTGGAGTTCGCCCGGCAGTTGCTCGAACGGGGCGATTGGGTGTTTGCCACCTGTCGTCACCCTGAGCGGGCCGAGGCCTTACGCGCGTTGCAGCAGCGATTCCCCCAGCGGTTGCACGTGGCCGCGTTAGATGTCAGCGACGAACAGGCCATTGCCCGGGCGGCGACCGAAGTGGCCGCCCAGACAGAGCGATTGGATGTGCTGATCAACAACGCGGGGGTGCTCTATCGGGATGAGCATCTGGGCAACTTGCGCCAGTCTCAATTGATGCACGCTTTTGCCGTCAACGCTGTGGGGCCTTTGCTGCTTACCCAGGCCCTGCTGCCTTTGCTGCAGAAGGGCCAGCGGCCCGTGGTGTTCAATCTTTCCACGCAAATGGGCTCGCTGACCCGCAAGACCTATGGCGGGTATTACAGTTACTCGGCCAGCAAAGCGGCGTTGAATATGTTTGGTCGCGCGCTGGCCGCCGATTTGCGCTCTGATGGGGTGATTGTGGTGTTGGTGCATCCGGGATGGGTGCGCACCGACATGGGCGGAGCTCAGGCCACGCTGGATCCCCCCACTTCGGTTGCGGGCATGTTGGCCCTGTTGGAGAGGCTCAAACCGGAGGATTCAGGCCGTTTCTTGACCTGGGAAGGGAAGGAACACCCGTGGTAAGGCCTTGCAAAAAGCGGGGTGTCACGGCGACGCCCCGCTTGTGGTCAATCGGCCGGTGTGGTCTCAGGCGCTCGCCGTCCCTTGAGGTACTCGGTGACCATGGGCAGCACCGAAACCACAATGATGCCCAGCACGACA harbors:
- a CDS encoding LysM peptidoglycan-binding domain-containing protein, with product MTKKKKGKQPKATPEPQATPKPEAEESAAASAEPVSEVDQTIQQFRKRQQWLPLFLGGLAVVFVVAGVAIVLAYTLEGQGRLVLFPTDTPTPSPTAPPTATFTVTPTPTVTPTPTATFTVTPTPTPSEPFEYTIQEGDTLSDIADRFNADLVTLMLLNGLNNASQIYVGQVILVPPPGMKPPTPTPLPTYLPRGFEIDYFVLPGDTLEGIAARFNSTVDAIVQANELDGPTAVIFVGQILKVPVNLVTPVPTATLSPKNLTATAQATLVSPTETPRPTATPTP
- a CDS encoding ribonuclease J, which produces MSKKKLRIIPLGGAGEIGKNMTVYEYGDDILIVDTGIMFPTNDMLGIDYIIPDFQYLLDKRHKVRGIVITHGHEDHTGAIHHVVSQIQAPIYATPLTMGLLENKLSRGGLKDKVSLHTVRAGEAVQIGPFKVEFFHVCHSIPDAVGLGITTPEGLIVQTGDYKFDHTPVDGWPTDYAKLAEFGQRGVLALLADSTNADKAGWTPSEQVIKPAFEQVFREAKGRILVATFASQISRVQQVADVALEHGRKITFVGTSMVENVKIARKLGYLDIPEAMILPLDQALKLPDEQVLLMCTGSQGEPSSIMGRLSMGTNRAFDLKPGDTVVLSAHPIPGNEENVYRTINRLFRRGAKVIYDPIVPVHVSGHASQEEMKLMIHLVRPKYLLPVHGELRHLHQHAAMGRELGIPEDHIVIIENGQVVEFQNGQMSLGERVPGGWVFVDGSSVGEVSMKVVREREALARDGFVLVNLTVDRLTGRLLDAPEIITRGFVYTEGAQDLLAAIRKRVVKAVNTSSGNLQRDVQQMLRSYLYNETKRRPQIFVSVSEIEPAAAPEKAGKVPTWAS
- a CDS encoding SDR family oxidoreductase, giving the protein MRYVFLTGANRGLGLEFARQLLERGDWVFATCRHPERAEALRALQQRFPQRLHVAALDVSDEQAIARAATEVAAQTERLDVLINNAGVLYRDEHLGNLRQSQLMHAFAVNAVGPLLLTQALLPLLQKGQRPVVFNLSTQMGSLTRKTYGGYYSYSASKAALNMFGRALAADLRSDGVIVVLVHPGWVRTDMGGAQATLDPPTSVAGMLALLERLKPEDSGRFLTWEGKEHPW